The window AAAACATCGGCGCCACACACTCCAGGCCACTCAGGTCTGCAGCGGAGTCCGGCACCGCCGTGCGAGCGCGTGGTCTGTTTGTCGCGGACAGCAGCCTTTTGTGAGACTGAGACGAACTGcccagcggagacgcgcgcgccttaCCGAGGATTTTCAGAGCCGGGATGAGAATATCCGCGCCGTTCTCGTTGAACCGCGCGAGCCTGTCAGTCACGCCGTCGCCCCTGTCGCCCACCAATTCGGAGGTGGTCACATCTAAGGGCCCGCCAGCCCCAAAGCGGGGGACGGTGCCCGCCTGAGCGCGTTCCGCTGCCGGCGAGTCCATGCTCCCTCCCTTTGCCCCGAAAGCGAAGGTGCTGTCGATTCCCCCCGAGAACAACGCCTGGTTGGTGCCTTGCATGGCGGCCGCTCGTCGTCTTGTTCTCCACGTCTCAGCCCCTTGAAACGCCTCGAAAACCAGGCGAATCAGAAGACTGACAATCTCGGGGGCAACAAGTTCCAGTGTCTTGGCAGTTTCCTCTTCGGCTGCGGCCGCTGCAGCCCCTGCGCCGGAATGGTCTAGCGTGCGCTGCATGGCCGCCTTGGATCGATGGTGAGGATCCACAGCGGGGACCACGGGGCCGCGCAAAACGGCTTCCAGaaagagcagcagagaccAGAGCCCCTCTGCAACAGCTGCGCGCCGGTCGTCGTTTGCAGGCAACCGAAGCGCCGCATGCTGGTGCTCCACTTCAAGTCTTAGCAGCGCGTGCAGCACCTGCAGCCCCCCCAGACGAAGTCCCGCGGTAGctccttcgcctgcgtctccatgAGTCGCGAGCTGCCGGCGCCCTAGCATGTCGTCAAGAATTGCCGGAGTGGAGCGcggcagctggagaagatTCCCCAGCAGCCAGCCGCCGGTGCGAAGATGGAGCGCAGGAGAGTCGCCCGGAGTGGCGGATGCCGTGGAGCCACAAGAAGCGGGCTCGAGAGCCGAAGCTTGGGAATCGAGCTGGAGAAGTGCGTCCTGCATAGTTTCCAGAGCTACCACGACTCCACCCTGTTCGAGTACTCCACCCTCCAAGTCCGCCGCAATGTTCCCCAAGGCGTAGACCACTTCGTGTTGAATCTGACGCAAACGAGGGACCAAAGGATGGACTGATCCGGGCAGGCGCTCTGGAGGACCTGCGGCTTCGATGGCTCCGCGCAGCCGCCGAAAcaccgagaagagaagcggcagCCAACACTGAACAGCCACATCGGGCAACGGCTGTGCTGCGACTGTAGCTGCGATGCAGCCACAGGCATGCTGGAGCAGGCGCAGAGCAAATTCTAGAACTAACGGAGAACacatctctcctctcctgtccaGAGAGAATGTCGCCGCTTCTACGGCTACTGCAACAATCTCGCGTATCGGTTGAACAAGAGAAGCCATGAGCACAGGGCCCATACAGCTCCGCGGTTCGTTCCCAGGATCCAAACGGGGGGCCAAATGAGGTGGTCCGGATGGAAGTGCACTCGGATTCTCCTCTACGAGTCCTGGGAAGCACGCCATCAGTTCGTGAAGGAGCTTCATCAGGCGCAGCACTTCCTCGTGTACCGGCAAGGGGCGAGCGCCTTCCCCGCCAGTGGCAAACGGAGGGATGGGAAGAAGGCCTTGTAGCTGCTGAACAATGGGGCTCAGCggctgaggaagaggcggagctTCCAGAGGCATGAACTGCCGTCTTCGCGACGCAACAGCCTTATCCCGGTCGGAACGGCGCACCCGCAACAGGTTTGAGTGCCGGGAAGCTTGCTGCAGCGACGAGGCTGTCGGTCGAGCACTCTTGATCCCCTCATGGTAGCGATGCCCTGAGGAAGAAGTGTGCAAGAGCGCCGACGCATCCGATGCGATCGCGGTCCGGCCGGCGTCCAGTCCAGGAGCGTTGGCTACCGTTTCACTCCCTTGCTGGTATGCAAAGGGGGAGGGTGCAACACTGTCCGGGGCGCCCTGTGAACCACCTCGTGGGCCTTCTGAAAAGAGGGTCCGCGCCGGCGCGGAGAACACGTCACTCGGTCCAGCGAGTAGCCCTGATGTTGCCGAAGTTGAAGATTCTGCCACATCCGTTTGTTCAGGACCGCcacaggaagacgaggggtCGCCAGCCCGCTGAGGCGGCTCCATCAGCAAAGGATGAAAGGTACAGAGGACCCACGGGGCACGCAAACACCGGTGCTCTGTGATTTCTAGTGTTCATAAAAGGCAGTTCTGGTCATTCTGGGGAAAAGATGGCGAAACGCAGAAATTTCCGTGGATGAATGACGGAAAACTCTTTCCTCAAAGCCTAGAAGATGCCAGGAAGTGGCCCGGCACTGCGGCTATCCTGGGCATGTCTCAAGTGACTTTTACGGTGATAAAGAACCGGACGCAActggaggaggagaaactgTTGCTCCCTTGTATAACGGCCAACCTCCGTGGGGAAatcgggaaaaaaggaaacaacgGAAAATCCGGAAAGTACGACCGAAATTCGGAACGTAGAGGCTCTTGGGCATCCAGCCACCACAAGTTTGCCGACCCAGGCTTCGCCAGAAAAATCTCAGTATCGCGCACGATGCTAAGAAAATATACGCCATAAAAAGGGGGAAGTAACGTGTGGAGTGGTTCGCATCGCTTTTTATCTCACACGGTCGAGTGAAACGTAGTGCAGAAGCGATTTCGTTGGGTGACAAGGCATGCCAATTTGCCTGGTTTCATCCACCGGGAACAGCAGGCTGGGAGTTCTAGATGTGCCGCAGCAGCGACGACTGGTTTTGTAGGGGGAAGGTTCGCAGCGCTGGGATGATGACCTCAGGTCTTCCTGCAACCGATCACTGCCGTAAGTGTGCAGGGTAGCGGGGAAGGCGGATGGTGGCTGAAGACCACCTCGCCGTCTACCCCGACAGCGGCGCACGACCGGCCAATGTGCCGGAAAGACATCACAATTCCATGAATGGAAAGCCGCTCACAAATCCTGTCGGATAGTACCGGACCGTCGGAACAGATTGTTCCGCAACTTTTTCCTCGAACACATGCGACCTTCCCCTCATCGCCTACAGTCCAGATGCGGATCTTACTGACGACGAATAAGTGCTCGTTGTACACTGCAACAGCTGGGATTGTGCGGGACGTCGTCTTATCTTTTTGGGGAGAGGCCCCAACGACTACAGCTGTCTACAAACCTCCCCATACTGAAGCTAAGTGGCTTTGTCCCATGTACTTAACCATATTTCTTCAAGGAGAACTCCGATGGCATGGGATGAGCGCTATCTCCAGCCTTCGCTGTGGCAGATTATGTGGTAGGCAGAGGAAGCATGCTGCCACTTGTGCACACTCACCATGCCCACGCGAAAGCGGACATGTGGTTCACCACGTCCACCGCTTGCGCACTACATTCAATGAAGTCCACAAATTCTTCCAGCAAAAAACACGAGGAGCACTCTAGGTTTTTACATGAGGTCAGTAAGTGGAAGTCCGCGTTGTCGCGGGATCGGGTGTCCGACGATAAAAATGAGTCTGGCGCAGAAACTGCCAAAGAAACCGTACAATTTCGTGGCGTATGCTTTGTGAAGACCGAAGGAAATAGAAGCCACACTGAAACATCCTGAGATAGAATCGAAGCCGAGAAAGGGCTCCCTGAGTGACTTGCGCCACACAATGTGTAACAGCATTCGCGCGACGGATGGGCCGGAGCTAGCTTTTTTGCCGGCAAGTTTACCCGCTCCAGAGTCCCACAAACCTGCCAGGGCCTCAACCCTGCACTCACTTACAGCTATACATTCCTGTCATGTAGTGCCTCGCTGAAGTCACATGATCACTGTTGAAGAAATTCCCACTCAACTTTCTCAAGTGCGTGCCAAGGAACGGCTCAACTTTGTTGGGCCGTAGTCGCCCTCGACCATTTCGTCGCATCTGAGCCCTCAGGAGTCGTACGACCAGTCACTTTGGGTTACCGAGGAAGTCTGGGTCGTCTTGAGTTTGTTCGATGTTCATGCTTCCTCTGGAACAAATCCCATAAACCCAGGGATGTGCCGAAGGCTAAAGCGAAGACAGGGGACATTACACATCCGGAATGGTACGATTGGGATTGTGGGTGACGCTGCATCAGTACTGCGGATCCGTCGAGGTGGATCTCTACCTTGAGAAGGTGGAGTTGTCGGAAATTGGGTCTACTAGCTTACTAGGTCTGAGAAAGATTTGCTTTGTTCACCGGCCGGGGAGGCTtgtcctttgtctctcgctggtAAGGGATAGGTGGTCTTGTCCGAGTCACATAGCCCTTTTAGTGGGGACAAACACACCAAGGAATCAGAAGGCAATGTAATCTAAGTAAAGAACCGAGCGTGATTTTAGCCAGTGTGCGTCTTACCGAATATCCCGGAATATGGCCCTCATAGCCGGGAGTGCCTTTCCTGTTATGCATAAAAGAACAATTGGGGCAGTTGGCGAGGCATGCCGGCACGTGATGGGACGTAGGGATAAATTAATCCGATACGGCACCGCTGCAAAAGAAAATACTGTGATATCACGTACGTCAAGTCAGTTCTGttgaaagggagagaagtaGACGTCGTAGGGAGGAACTCCGTGGGTGATTGGCCTGAGTGCCCTATTCCTAGGGGTACAGCACCGAGATGTTGAGACACATGCCTTCCATGGGAACAGATCCCCGTCATACAGCAGACATCTCCTGCCTGACAGGACTGTAGTGAAGTCTGGAAGAATATGGCATCTGGAATTCTGAAGCATATGTCattgtcttctctccgttcttcgtccTGCACGAACGGTACACAACTATGTGAAGGTAGTTCACTTGCTGCCAGCTGACAGCCGCAGGAAGCTGGCGCTGCGTACCTGACGTATACATAGTCTCCCCCCAGGgccggaggagacagcttgGCCTATCCGCCGCATTGTACGGACTTGTCTGTCGTCTGCGGTCGCACGTTGACAcagacgagaggcgaagcaccAGTGCATCTTCGAAAGCACTAACAAATGCTTCACCGCTCTCTGGAAACATCTATCAAATTCTGACGTTTTGCCTCCTGCGATTCCCATGCCTGCGTGAGAAACGCTCCTATCGTACCGATGGCGAGGTACTTCAACGGCTTTATGGATCGTGCTCATGTATTCTGATTTCCACTGGTGGGTCGCAGTGGCCCCCCCATCGTTTGGCTGCTCCCTCTGCCCCGCCGTGGCTGTCCGTCTTTCGCTCGCGCCGTTGCGCCTGAGAGCATCCTCAGTGAGGCTCGTGGTAaccctctcttctcgacagagaagcggagggaaCTCGTGTTGGTATAGCGTTTTGGGGAACCCGTCTAAGTagcctgtctccggcggAGGGTAGCTTGCTGCTGCTTCGCTGTAGAAACGTTGTCTCTGGGTCGCCATCTTGTTCAGTACTAATGATGACAACACAGAAAGGGCTTCGACGCATACTATACGTGGCATTACCGCCTAAACAGAAATGGGCACGGTAAACCTGTCCGGGTTTGGCGACTTGGGTAGCGACTTGGGAAGACAGCATTCGAGACCTAGTGTCGTGTGAAGGAAGGTATCCTGCTCCATAAAAGCGCCTAGTAGAGAATGTCCGGTTCAACAACATGCGAAAGGTACAATCCCTGGTAGCTACCATTCAGATGTGCTGGGGGCATGCAGCCTATCGCTGGCCCCCACTCAGCAAGCGAGGCAACCACGGGCGATCAGCGCGTTTCAGTTTGACAGTGATCAAGTGGTTAAGCGGACCCTCAGGTCCGAGGACACCTGCTTATCTACGGCTCCAGAAATTCTCTAACCCTGAAGCCGTTGCACACCAAATCATTTTAACAGCGTCAGCCTAGTTGTGAGTAGGCGATATCAACGTACGTGGCATACGCAAACAAGGACGCCCGATACGACACCTGCGCCCCACCCGGCCCTTGAGACACGTCAAAGAGACACGAATGGCGCTGATCTAATGGCCTCCCAACTGCCAGGGGCAGTTATCCAAACAGGGTGCCAACCTTGTGTACGAATATCATGATATTCATTTTGGTAGCCACAGGTGACTCCGTGCCACTTCCCTGACAAGCTTGTGGACTCCCCTCGCTGATGAGGGCTTGTGGTGGCAAGAAATTATGTCGTAGTGTCCATGAATAAACCAACCTCGGGCGCCCGCAGCGCAAAAGTCGAGATAGTGAACAACACAGGTATCTGATAACGGAAAGCATACATCATCGTGAAGAAACCATGAAAGACATTAAAGGGTGGGCTGAGTCGCAATTGTGGTCCACACATACAGCGTAGCGCAAACAATAAGAGCCAAGAGGGAAGCTCCCCTCCCACAAATACAAAAGGACAAGCTGGTCTGGGTTCTAAAGCACATCGTTCGAATGCCCGAGTAGGACGAACTTGAGCTGCCGCCCTCACGAAGAACACTAGAGGCCATTTAAGAAGTTCGCGAGCGATTGAAGCAACTGTAAGGACACCTTGGACCAACCGGTGCAAGCGTCGACATCGACGGAATACTCCGTTTCGCTATTTTTCCGGACGTGGGCGGTAACGAGCCCTCACTGTCACTCGATCATCACAATGAGAGGCTTCAATCGTTTTGTGTATGCAGTGGTGTGGGCGGCAAGCTTTATGAGCAGTCAAGCTTTTCGCTTCCGGGCACCACCTGCTTCATTAAGTCTCTCGGGGCAGGAACTGTCCTTCTCAGGAAGAAATCGTCAGGCGCAGTACCAGCAGTCAAGCCTCCTACATCAAGTGCTCcaacgcgaagcagagaaaactgCTGACTGCAAGCgcagagcgacagaagcCGCGCGACAGGCTGCAACGCCGATCCCCTCTGAAGAGGAGCTGCGCCAGCAGTGCCTTGCACAAGCACAGACCGGTTTATTGAAGGTAGTTGTCCCCCTGGCCTTAATTCACCGGTGTTTATGAAGCCCTGCCTCGAGCAGGTTCCGTTTACGCACCGACGCCAAGTCGAAAAGCAGATAAAAGAGAAATGTGAAGGGGAAGCAGAAGGTAGGTGCTTGTGTTTGCTGCGTAGGGACGTGTTGAGTCACGTCCGCTGACACGACAACTGGTACAGAACAAAACGCCCAACTTCGGGAAAaccagaagaaggcgcgtgACACTGTCGAGCACTGCGAAGATCTAGTAAGCGATGACGGAGTAGATTAGTTTGAGTGGCCGTCGGTAACAAAAACGGGGCGACAGCTACAGGGCACGGTTGACAGAGCTGACGAAGcagcacagaaaacgcgctcCCTACAGGCGTCAGCTCTGGGATATGACCTCACAGATTTGGAAAAAACAATGTCGCCTGAAGTCGCGAGAGCCTTGAGAGCCGCCTACGCCGAGGCTGAAGGCTGCGATCACGACTACTCGTTgctctgtcctttctcttggACAGAAGGCAACGACGGCTCGGCCTGCACAGCTCCTGCTGCGTACATCGGTGAGTCTCTCGCATCACCGTCAAGGGCAAACCCGGCAAACGACATGCGTTCGTAGGGCGGTGTGAGAAAACCCAGAACTTTGCCCTATCtaaggaagaaaaacaagcaAAAGAACGAGAATGCCTCGTCACGTGGCCATGGTAACAGACCCTGCAACTTCCTGTTCGGTCGTAAATAACTAGCGACACTTCCTGCTAGTTTGAAAAAATGTGTGCGCGACTATGCACAGCTTTGTCCATCTGGATGGACCGAGTAGGATGCCGGTCACCATACTCATAGGCGTGAGATATAGACTGGTTTGTAGGGTTGGTGGCGGCCATTGTTCTGCACCATTCTCCTATTCCGGTGAGCCCAAAGGAGTTCTTTTGCACTGCGCGCCGGCTAGTGCGCATATCCTTTTCTACTAGGACGATGTTCGAGAACATCGAACTTCGCTGAGCTTTCTCCGTATGCTATTGGGCGCTTATCCTCGGCGGGCGATGATCATGAATGTATCGTGGAttcaggcgagagagagaaagatggaGTGCCGCCTGTGACTCCTATTGTATGAAGTCGCTTCAAGATTGGAGCTTTTATCACGTGTACTTTTGGACATCATCATTCAGGGCCGTGCCAAGCTCCGTGCAAAAGGgatttttctctcccgtgcCCCGATGGCTGGACCTCGATTGGTATTTGCTACGGTGCTTCGCCTGGCAGAATGACCCCGGCACTCTGATTCGACTTacagggggggaggggaagTGCAGAGCACCAGAGGGCTACGTAGGCCCTTGCGGGCCTGTGGAAAGCATTGGCAACTTAGACTCCGAAACCAAGCAACTGTTTGAGAAAAAATGTAACGTTCTTTTCCCCTGCGAAAGAAAATGCAGGCGTGACTACTCTTTCGCTTGTCCCGCAAGCTGGAAGAACGTAGCCTTAGAGAAGTGTTCGCCCGGGGTAATGACGACAGCAACCGTTTTTGCGTTGAGAT of the Neospora caninum Liverpool complete genome, chromosome XII genome contains:
- a CDS encoding putative plasmodium falciparum CPW-WPC domain-containing protein, with the translated sequence MKSLQDWSFYHVYFWTSSFRAVPSSVQKGFFSPVPRWLDLDWYLLRCFAWQNDPGTLIRLTGGEGKCRAPEGYVGPCGPVESIGNLDSETKQLFEKKCNVLFPCERKCRRDYSFACPASWKNVALEKCSPGGSYAGPCREEVDFSSRTLQDKMAFEEKCLADWPCVEEKCERDFTAPCPLEWAEAHKACMAPVWVYGQC